A section of the Sporichthyaceae bacterium genome encodes:
- a CDS encoding glycosyltransferase — MRISVVAMGSRGDVQPMMVLADELRTRGHEVTLGVPPDLVWMGISAGLRTESIGPDIRPVLEVPEAREWLASRDFRALGRRMEAMAREAGPQLIEDIPKVCADAEVMIAGVFADDIVLSCAEAAGVPFFAVHFAPYRPSSAYLPPVVTGRSLPGFLNLAGGHLFQSLCWAKFGGDPHGLRRRLGMGPTWRATAVRMARRGDQTLQAFSPVVVPKLPARASTPVVGFFSLRPELHQALGDAALDDDLVKWIGSGESPVYVGFGSMPVADERVLDVVRTSAERLGIRIVLSSGWSSVAATSDDRLRVVGKVDHDQVFPHCRAVVHHGGAGTTAAGLTVGAPTVVCSVFFDQPFWGSRVEQLGAGVHLCFKNLSVSTLCAALTSALEPTTVRAAARTGALLREDRPGQCRSADLIEAAALRNGAAVA, encoded by the coding sequence ATGCGTATCTCTGTCGTGGCGATGGGTTCGCGCGGCGACGTGCAGCCGATGATGGTGCTGGCCGACGAACTGCGCACGCGCGGTCACGAGGTGACCCTCGGTGTGCCACCGGACCTCGTCTGGATGGGCATTTCCGCGGGCCTGCGCACGGAGAGCATCGGGCCCGACATCCGACCCGTGCTCGAGGTACCGGAGGCCCGGGAGTGGCTGGCGTCGAGGGACTTCCGGGCGCTGGGCCGACGGATGGAGGCAATGGCGCGCGAAGCCGGACCACAACTGATCGAGGACATCCCCAAGGTCTGCGCGGACGCCGAGGTGATGATCGCGGGCGTGTTCGCCGACGACATTGTGCTGTCGTGCGCGGAAGCCGCCGGGGTGCCGTTCTTCGCGGTTCATTTCGCTCCCTACCGACCCTCGAGCGCCTATCTACCTCCGGTGGTCACGGGCCGTTCCCTTCCCGGATTCCTGAACCTGGCCGGCGGTCACCTGTTCCAGAGCCTGTGCTGGGCGAAATTTGGCGGTGATCCGCACGGCTTGCGACGCCGGCTGGGAATGGGGCCGACCTGGCGCGCAACGGCCGTACGGATGGCCCGCCGCGGGGATCAGACGTTGCAGGCATTCAGTCCCGTCGTGGTGCCGAAGCTGCCCGCTCGGGCTTCGACGCCCGTCGTCGGCTTCTTCTCGCTCCGTCCGGAGTTGCACCAGGCGCTCGGGGACGCCGCGTTGGACGACGATCTCGTCAAGTGGATCGGCTCGGGCGAGAGCCCGGTGTACGTGGGTTTCGGCAGCATGCCGGTCGCGGATGAGCGCGTCCTCGACGTCGTCCGAACCTCCGCCGAGAGGTTGGGAATTCGGATCGTGCTCAGCTCGGGATGGAGCTCGGTCGCGGCCACCTCCGACGATCGGCTGCGGGTCGTCGGCAAGGTCGATCACGATCAGGTGTTCCCGCATTGCCGTGCCGTCGTTCATCACGGCGGCGCGGGCACCACGGCGGCCGGGCTGACGGTGGGCGCACCGACGGTGGTCTGTTCAGTGTTCTTCGACCAGCCGTTCTGGGGCAGCCGGGTCGAGCAACTGGGCGCAGGGGTCCACTTGTGCTTCAAGAATTTGTCGGTCTCAACATTGTGTGCAGCACTGACATCGGCTCTGGAGCCGACAACGGTGCGGGCCGCAGCCCGAACCGGTGCGTTGCTGCGTGAGGATCGACCCGGCCAGTGCCGGTCGGCGGACTTGATCGAAGCCGCCGCACTGCGCAACGGCGCGGCGGTCGCCTGA
- a CDS encoding ABC transporter substrate-binding protein has translation MRKQASTAVPVIASMALMLAACGGSSGNNVAQQAAAPAAPASTTNAAPAAATAPQPAAAAATTTTAAKSAPATGTKTDTKPATAPVKSAAKPAVAKSAGAPAKKSEAASPKAAQAAVSAAAADQVHSIDTNAAQQAANQKIYDQANGATDVGITKQSITLGTVNMHGMALGNVLITPMINGVRGALSAINDRGGVLGRRMSVIDCDDGPGEVARSKACIKKLVGVDRIFSFLTYSTWASASIHDDLKQYHIPVVGIWAYSQTEWQDPFMFPTHMSMIHEAMAGAHWAANVIKPKTYGLICLTSPEMQLACNQVQRVMDTAGAKMVKRADVSISETSMSAYVLAMRAAAPEHIIHYVINPATIAKFIVEAAQQGYYPPKGISGNHLAAEVLGSLFGQWPVNRYWTNTTYKLWGPEFIATMNKYARGNRGINHHIVQAGYVGANIFALAAKAIGPNLTRDRLMAQLGNGDVYRSDSSLDQRFSWSQGERTGDNWNKEWGQGREFMYKYTSTNTVSNPDGSPNGFSPDDSQYVIYTWK, from the coding sequence ATGCGGAAGCAAGCTTCGACCGCCGTACCGGTGATTGCCAGCATGGCGCTGATGCTGGCCGCCTGCGGTGGAAGTTCCGGCAACAACGTGGCGCAACAGGCCGCCGCCCCCGCAGCACCTGCATCCACCACGAACGCGGCCCCGGCAGCAGCTACCGCTCCCCAGCCCGCTGCGGCCGCCGCCACGACCACCACGGCCGCGAAATCCGCACCGGCCACCGGCACCAAGACCGACACGAAGCCGGCGACCGCCCCGGTCAAGTCGGCGGCCAAGCCGGCGGTCGCCAAGTCGGCCGGGGCTCCGGCCAAGAAGTCCGAGGCAGCTTCCCCGAAGGCGGCGCAGGCCGCCGTAAGTGCCGCCGCAGCCGACCAGGTGCACAGCATCGACACCAACGCGGCACAGCAGGCGGCCAACCAGAAGATCTACGACCAGGCCAACGGGGCCACCGACGTCGGGATCACCAAGCAGTCCATAACCCTGGGCACCGTGAACATGCACGGCATGGCCCTGGGCAACGTGCTGATCACCCCGATGATCAACGGGGTGCGCGGTGCCCTGTCGGCGATCAACGACCGTGGCGGGGTGCTCGGCCGGCGCATGTCCGTGATCGACTGCGACGACGGGCCGGGCGAGGTGGCCCGGTCGAAGGCGTGCATCAAGAAGCTGGTCGGCGTCGACCGAATCTTCTCCTTCCTCACCTACTCGACCTGGGCGAGCGCGTCGATCCACGACGATCTGAAGCAGTACCACATCCCCGTGGTCGGGATCTGGGCCTACTCGCAGACCGAGTGGCAGGACCCGTTCATGTTCCCGACCCACATGTCGATGATCCACGAGGCCATGGCCGGGGCGCACTGGGCGGCCAATGTCATCAAGCCGAAGACCTACGGGCTGATCTGCCTCACCTCGCCGGAGATGCAGCTGGCCTGCAACCAGGTCCAGCGGGTCATGGACACGGCAGGCGCCAAGATGGTCAAGCGTGCGGACGTCTCCATCTCGGAGACCTCGATGTCGGCGTACGTGCTGGCGATGCGCGCGGCGGCGCCGGAGCACATCATCCACTACGTGATCAACCCGGCGACGATCGCGAAGTTCATCGTGGAAGCCGCGCAGCAGGGCTACTACCCGCCGAAGGGAATCTCGGGTAACCACCTGGCAGCCGAGGTCCTGGGCTCACTGTTCGGACAGTGGCCGGTGAACCGCTACTGGACCAACACCACGTACAAGCTGTGGGGCCCGGAGTTCATCGCAACCATGAACAAGTACGCCCGCGGCAACCGCGGCATCAACCACCACATCGTCCAGGCCGGCTATGTGGGCGCGAACATCTTCGCCCTGGCCGCCAAGGCGATCGGCCCCAACCTGACCCGCGACCGGCTCATGGCGCAGTTGGGCAACGGTGACGTCTACCGGTCCGACAGCTCGTTGGACCAACGGTTCAGCTGGTCGCAGGGCGAGCGCACCGGCGACAACTGGAACAAGGAATGGGGTCAGGGCCGCGAGTTCATGTACAAGTACACGTCCACGAACACCGTCTCGAACCCCGACGGCTCGCCGAACGGATTCAGCCCCGACGACAGTCAATACGTCATCTACACATGGAAATGA
- a CDS encoding VOC family protein: protein MTIRRMDNVGIVVDDLDAAVAFFTELGMELEGRTPIEGSWAGNVVGLHDMRSEIAMMRIPNAPGRLELAKYHNPKAITPDPAIAPANTLGLHRVMFAVDNLEDTLARLRPHGAELLGAVTRYEDSYLLCYLRGPAGIILALAQQLT, encoded by the coding sequence ATGACGATTCGCCGCATGGACAACGTCGGCATCGTCGTCGACGACCTCGACGCCGCCGTCGCGTTCTTCACCGAACTGGGCATGGAACTGGAAGGCCGAACGCCGATCGAAGGAAGCTGGGCCGGCAACGTCGTCGGGCTGCACGACATGCGGAGCGAGATCGCGATGATGCGGATCCCGAACGCCCCGGGCCGGCTGGAACTGGCGAAGTACCACAACCCGAAGGCGATCACCCCCGACCCGGCGATCGCCCCGGCGAACACGTTGGGCCTGCACCGCGTCATGTTCGCCGTCGACAACCTCGAGGACACCCTGGCCCGGCTCCGCCCCCACGGCGCCGAACTCCTCGGCGCGGTAACGCGCTACGAGGACAGCTACCTGCTCTGCTATCTCCGCGGCCCGGCCGGAATCATCCTCGCCCTGGCCCAGCAACTCACCTGA
- a CDS encoding RNA polymerase sigma-70 factor: MTVDPDGRGADVDAEASFLAHRRLLFAVAYRILGTASDAEDVVQDSWLKWSTAERRAVADVKAYLVRIATNLAVDRLRSARVQRETYVGPWLPEPVLTDPDVAEHSVLADSVSMAMLVVLETLTPLERAVFVLREVFGFGYNEIADAVDRSEASVRQLGHRAREHVQARRPRFRPGPDERRAATEKFLAAALGGDLNELLEVLAPDVTLWTDGGGKVRAALRPIHGAAKVAAWLVGVRGRGYQGIRPEDMRAELIEVNAGTGILLSGPDRPLALISVEVGEVGTVTGIRAVANPDKLRFIEPGSGRLN, from the coding sequence ATGACGGTCGACCCCGACGGGCGCGGCGCCGACGTGGACGCCGAGGCGAGTTTCCTGGCCCACCGCAGGTTGCTGTTCGCGGTGGCCTACCGAATCCTCGGCACGGCAAGCGACGCCGAGGACGTGGTCCAGGACTCGTGGTTGAAATGGTCGACGGCCGAGCGACGCGCAGTGGCCGACGTGAAGGCCTACCTGGTGCGCATCGCGACCAATCTGGCCGTCGACCGGCTGCGTTCGGCGCGCGTGCAGCGCGAGACCTACGTCGGTCCGTGGTTGCCCGAGCCGGTCCTCACCGACCCGGACGTCGCCGAGCACTCGGTGCTGGCCGATTCGGTGTCGATGGCGATGCTGGTGGTGCTGGAGACGCTGACCCCCTTGGAGCGCGCCGTGTTCGTGCTGCGGGAGGTGTTCGGCTTCGGGTACAACGAGATCGCCGACGCGGTGGACCGTTCCGAGGCCTCGGTCCGGCAACTGGGCCACCGCGCCCGCGAGCACGTCCAGGCCCGCCGCCCGCGCTTTCGACCCGGGCCGGACGAACGCCGCGCGGCCACCGAGAAGTTCCTCGCCGCCGCCCTCGGTGGTGACCTGAACGAGTTGCTGGAAGTTCTCGCCCCCGACGTCACGCTGTGGACCGACGGCGGCGGCAAGGTCCGTGCGGCCCTGCGCCCCATTCACGGCGCAGCGAAGGTCGCTGCGTGGCTGGTCGGGGTCCGAGGCCGCGGCTACCAAGGCATCCGGCCCGAGGACATGCGCGCCGAACTGATCGAGGTCAACGCCGGCACCGGCATCCTGCTGTCCGGCCCGGACCGCCCGCTCGCACTGATCTCCGTCGAGGTCGGCGAGGTCGGGACGGTCACCGGCATTCGCGCTGTCGCCAACCCCGACAAGCTCCGGTTCATCGAGCCCGGATCGGGCCGGCTCAACTGA
- a CDS encoding helix-turn-helix domain-containing protein, whose translation MADPSETSLNGLLPGARDRLRALVDGRLLRPDIERSWRRAIDSGLEPGVDLSTLSVADIDRQSRLAVAAKPVLDQLSDDFDGTTYCLALADHRARIIERRFGEMQIGTMLDRLGMVPGAEFREENSGTNSIATVVALGKPLTVTGDEHYVDALRNFSCYGHPILNPVTQALEGVLDISCPVGTGNPLIRPLLVRSVREIEQRLLEYACAADQRMLDVYRTATQRRGRPVLVLGDTAVLANPAAMEIFDAVDQAAFRELANSAPAHDRRTHTLVLSSGARVRVEVRRIDGTGRVLFEFERLDEHGPPARRAGFCAPVEDLVRSLEQARTRRLPVLVCGEPGTGRTTLIRELAASHPPAVIEGSDVVNLGESAWLEKFRDLVSGESLVVVEDLQLVPPAAVRNLLSLLEQDAVWFALTTAPTSQPSGEHAMLMAHCPVRIDLPPLRSRLPELGRLIHDLVGHLCPGSTVRFLPQTVEVLAAHQWPGNLRELENVLRNVLRNRSAGDIIPTDLPLEYRGGVRARRLTTVQQLEHDAIIAALDACRGNKVAAAERLGMSRSTLYRRIRTLGVPDA comes from the coding sequence ATGGCCGACCCGTCCGAGACCAGCCTGAACGGTCTGCTGCCCGGGGCACGGGATCGGCTGCGGGCGCTGGTGGACGGGCGCCTGCTACGGCCTGACATCGAGAGATCGTGGCGGCGGGCGATCGACAGCGGCCTGGAACCCGGCGTCGACCTGTCGACATTGAGTGTCGCGGACATCGACCGACAGAGCCGACTGGCCGTGGCCGCCAAGCCAGTGCTCGACCAACTGTCCGACGACTTCGACGGCACCACGTACTGCCTCGCGTTGGCTGATCACCGCGCCCGCATCATCGAACGCCGATTCGGCGAGATGCAGATCGGGACCATGCTGGACCGTCTCGGCATGGTTCCTGGTGCGGAGTTCCGCGAGGAGAACTCGGGCACGAACTCGATCGCCACGGTCGTCGCCCTGGGCAAGCCGCTCACCGTGACCGGTGACGAGCACTACGTCGACGCGCTGCGCAACTTCTCCTGTTACGGACACCCGATCCTCAACCCGGTGACACAGGCGTTGGAAGGCGTCCTGGACATCTCCTGCCCCGTGGGCACGGGCAACCCCTTGATCCGGCCGCTGCTGGTCCGATCGGTTCGCGAGATCGAGCAACGACTGCTCGAATACGCCTGTGCGGCCGACCAACGGATGCTGGACGTGTACCGGACCGCCACGCAACGGCGCGGTCGACCGGTTCTGGTCCTCGGCGACACGGCGGTCCTGGCCAACCCGGCGGCGATGGAGATCTTCGACGCCGTCGACCAGGCCGCGTTCCGCGAACTTGCCAACTCCGCCCCTGCGCACGACCGGCGCACCCACACCCTGGTGCTGTCCTCCGGCGCCCGGGTGCGGGTCGAGGTCCGGCGCATCGACGGGACCGGTCGGGTGCTGTTCGAGTTCGAGCGGTTGGACGAGCACGGACCGCCGGCCCGCCGTGCGGGATTCTGTGCCCCAGTCGAGGATCTCGTCCGTTCCCTGGAGCAGGCGCGCACCCGACGCCTGCCGGTCCTGGTGTGCGGTGAGCCGGGTACCGGGCGCACCACGCTGATCCGCGAACTCGCCGCCTCCCATCCGCCGGCCGTGATCGAGGGATCCGACGTGGTCAACCTCGGCGAGTCCGCGTGGCTGGAGAAGTTCCGCGACCTCGTCTCCGGTGAATCTCTCGTGGTCGTCGAGGACCTGCAGCTGGTGCCGCCTGCCGCAGTGCGCAATCTGCTGTCCCTGCTGGAGCAGGACGCGGTCTGGTTCGCGTTGACGACGGCCCCTACCAGTCAGCCGTCGGGCGAGCACGCCATGCTGATGGCGCACTGCCCGGTGCGGATCGATCTTCCGCCGTTGCGGTCCCGGTTGCCCGAACTCGGGCGCTTGATCCACGACCTGGTCGGGCACCTGTGCCCGGGTTCGACGGTGCGGTTCCTACCGCAGACCGTCGAGGTGCTCGCCGCGCACCAGTGGCCGGGTAACCTGCGGGAACTGGAGAACGTGCTGCGCAACGTCCTGCGCAACCGGTCGGCCGGCGACATAATCCCGACCGATCTGCCGCTGGAGTACCGCGGTGGGGTCCGGGCCAGACGGCTGACCACGGTCCAGCAGTTGGAGCACGACGCGATCATCGCGGCTCTTGATGCCTGCCGCGGCAACAAGGTCGCGGCTGCCGAACGCCTGGGCATGAGCCGGTCCACGCTGTACCGGCGCATCCGCACCCTCGGCGTTCCGGACGCCTGA
- a CDS encoding FAD-dependent oxidoreductase — MSEHRVLVLGAGYAGMTAALRLARRTRRADVRVTLVNPVTRFTERVRLHQTATGQDLADLQIPEMLHGSGVEFVQGWVTGVDAAAGAVALDGGRVLAYDRLVYALGGVTDTQSVPGVAEHAYTFDDASCAVRLAEHLAAPAAGSVVVVGAGLTGVESAAEIAESYPDVRVVLVGGQGPGAMMGAKARSYVEAALERLGVAVRVGAEVTKVLPAAVELAGGEVLDADAVLWTCGVRASTVAGEAGMAVDERGRIVTDAYLRSVSHTNVYAVGDAAVIEQNWGTMHGTCGAAVPSAIHAADSIARELRGGKPRPFRYGYVHQPVSLGRHDAVIQFTRPDERPRRAVLTGRRAVTYKEAFCALPLPGFKFISRYGGPIPLPRGGSATRGLG; from the coding sequence ATGAGCGAGCACCGAGTGCTTGTGCTGGGCGCCGGCTACGCCGGCATGACGGCCGCGCTTCGCCTGGCCAGGCGAACCCGGCGCGCCGACGTCCGCGTGACCCTGGTGAACCCGGTGACCCGGTTCACCGAACGGGTGCGGCTGCACCAGACGGCCACCGGTCAGGACCTGGCCGACCTGCAGATCCCGGAGATGCTGCACGGTTCGGGTGTCGAGTTCGTCCAGGGCTGGGTGACCGGCGTCGACGCGGCGGCAGGGGCGGTGGCTCTGGACGGCGGCCGGGTCCTTGCCTACGACCGGTTGGTCTACGCGCTGGGGGGTGTGACTGACACCCAGTCAGTTCCCGGTGTCGCCGAACACGCCTACACATTCGACGACGCGTCGTGCGCAGTCCGGCTCGCGGAGCACCTGGCCGCGCCGGCGGCGGGCAGCGTGGTGGTGGTCGGCGCCGGGTTGACCGGCGTGGAATCGGCGGCGGAGATCGCCGAGTCCTATCCCGACGTGCGGGTGGTCCTGGTGGGCGGGCAGGGGCCCGGGGCGATGATGGGCGCCAAGGCCCGGTCCTACGTCGAGGCCGCGCTCGAACGCCTCGGTGTGGCGGTCCGTGTCGGTGCCGAGGTGACCAAGGTGCTGCCGGCGGCGGTCGAACTCGCCGGTGGGGAGGTGCTCGATGCCGACGCGGTGCTGTGGACCTGCGGCGTCCGGGCGTCCACGGTGGCCGGCGAGGCCGGGATGGCCGTTGACGAGCGCGGGCGGATCGTGACCGACGCCTACCTGCGGTCGGTCTCGCACACAAACGTCTACGCCGTTGGTGATGCCGCCGTGATCGAGCAGAACTGGGGCACCATGCACGGCACCTGCGGCGCGGCGGTCCCGAGCGCGATCCACGCCGCGGACTCGATCGCGCGGGAGCTCCGCGGCGGCAAGCCGCGACCGTTCCGGTACGGCTACGTCCACCAACCGGTCAGCCTCGGCCGCCACGACGCGGTCATCCAGTTCACCCGCCCCGACGAACGCCCGCGGCGAGCCGTGTTGACCGGCCGCCGCGCGGTGACCTACAAGGAGGCCTTCTGCGCCTTGCCGTTGCCGGGCTTCAAGTTCATCAGTCGGTACGGCGGGCCGATCCCGCTGCCTCGTGGCGGTTCGGCCACGCGGGGTCTCGGATGA
- a CDS encoding dihydrofolate reductase family protein, with amino-acid sequence MSISLDGFVAGPDQSLQDPIGRRGLELHGWHIGDPRATAADVTARDWLLRPRGAYVMGRNMFGPGRGPWDLDWTGWWGAEPPYHAPVFVLTHQARDPIQLQGGTTFHFVTDGFDAAYAAALEVAAGDGVDIAGGASVVRQGLAAGVIDELTLDIAPVLLGSGERIFDGVENFGFEPVEVLHSPLTTHIRYRRTN; translated from the coding sequence ATGTCGATCTCGTTGGACGGTTTCGTTGCCGGTCCCGATCAGAGTCTGCAGGACCCGATCGGGCGGCGCGGGTTGGAACTGCACGGTTGGCACATCGGTGATCCGCGGGCCACCGCCGCGGACGTGACGGCGCGGGACTGGCTGCTGCGCCCGCGTGGTGCCTACGTCATGGGCCGCAACATGTTCGGGCCCGGCCGCGGACCCTGGGACCTGGACTGGACCGGGTGGTGGGGCGCCGAACCGCCGTATCACGCGCCGGTGTTCGTGCTCACCCATCAAGCCCGCGACCCGATCCAGCTGCAGGGCGGCACCACGTTCCACTTCGTCACCGACGGCTTCGACGCCGCCTACGCCGCAGCCCTCGAGGTCGCCGCCGGCGACGGCGTCGACATCGCCGGTGGCGCCTCGGTCGTCCGGCAGGGGTTGGCTGCCGGCGTCATCGACGAACTCACCCTGGACATCGCCCCGGTACTGCTCGGCTCCGGTGAGCGGATCTTCGACGGGGTCGAGAATTTCGGCTTCGAACCTGTCGAGGTCCTGCACTCACCACTGACGACCCACATCCGCTACCGCAGGACGAACTGA